The Nicotiana tomentosiformis chromosome 9, ASM39032v3, whole genome shotgun sequence genome contains the following window.
gaagatgatttaCAAGGGGTATATCTATCacttggtccgagttacggacactactgctgaggcacctacactcaaATTTGTGCTAGTTGTAGATGgatttccagaggtctttcctgatgaactCCCTAGGATTCCgctagatagggagattgattttgggattgatgtaatGCCAGGCACGTAGCCTATATCTATTCTGCCCTACAGGATGGTACCAACagaattgaaggatttaaaggaGAAATTGcaggatttgttagaaaagggtttcatccgaccgagtgtgtcaccatggggcgtATTGGtcctctttgtgaggaagaaagatggatcactgatgATGTGTATTCACTACCggtagctcaacaaagtcacaataaaaaatGCGTACGCGTTACCAAGAATAGataatttgtttgatcagttacagggttttagatacttctccaaaattgatttacgattcgggtatcaccaattgaagatccaGGAGCAGAATATTCGGAAAACaactttcagaacccggtatgggcactttgaatttctggtaatgtcttttgggctaacaaatgccccgacgactttcatggatcttatgaatcaggttttcaagcctttcctcgactcctttgtgatagtactCATTgtcgatattcttgtgtattcataaggtcgagaggaccatgccgataatctcagggcagttttgcagactcttcatcaacatcaattgtatgcgaagttttcaaagtctgaattttggctcgaatctgtcacattattgggtcatgttgtctttagagaaggaattaaggttgatccctaAAAGATTTTAGCAGTAAAGAATTGGCTTAGACTTACAACGCCAACCGCGATTCGCtttttcttgggcttagcagggtattacaggaagtttgtggaggggttctctagtcttgcctctctgttgactaaattgactcagaaagtagttaagttccaatgatccgatgcttgtgaaaggagcttctaggagttgaaatcgagattgactacaaCTCCGGTGTTGACCCTGTCAGAGGGTACATATGgatttatggtatattgtgatgcttcaagaattgggcttgggtgtttattaatgcaacacggcaaggttataccttatgcttctaggcaactcaagaatcataaaaagaactatccaactcatgacttgaAACTTACGGCAATGGTttatgcattgaaaatttggcgtcattatttgtatggggtccatgtggatgtattcacggaccacaagagtcttcaatatattttcaaataaaaggaGTCGAatatgaggcaaagaagatggcttgagttactcaaggattacggcatcgatattctatatcacccggggaaagccaatgtggtggcggatgctcttagccggaaatctatggctagtttggctcacttggaggcatgtcaaaggccgttggccagggAGGTTTACCAgctagctagtttgggagttcgtcttgcggactcaagtgaaggaagggtaattgtgcaaaatagggctgaatcttcgcttgttgtggaagtcaaagagaatcaatgcaacgatccatttttggttcacttgaaggaggggatttaaaaacataagactatggcttttacgcttggcatggatgatggtacactatggtaccaagggcgactatgtgttccgattgtagatggtctccgagaaagaatcatgaccgagacTGACGCTtttaggtattccgtgcatccagattctacaaagatgtatcacaatctcaaggaagtctattggtggaatgacatgaaaaggaatgtggaggactttgtggcaaggtgtctgaactatcagcaagtaaaggccgaacatcaatgacctggtgggttggcacaaaacatagaaattccaatgtgaaagtggaaaatgattaatatggacttcgtgGTAGGGTTACCGCGCACTCTGTGCAAGTTTGAcgcaatttgggtgatcgtggaccgactcacaaaatcagcacatttcttgccagttaaatctaccaacACAACGGAATATAATattcagttgtatatcaaggaaatattcAGGCGGCATGGCACTCCGGTTTCTATCATCtacgatcgaggggctcagttcacggccaatttttggaagaaatttcagcaaggtttggtactccggtaaatcttagtacaaccttccatccaaaGACCGACGGGCAGGTAGAAAGGACTATTCCGACGCTCGAGGACATGTTTTGtacttgtgttcttgacttcaagggtagctgggatgatcatttgccactcatagagttttcttataacaacagctttcatgctagtattaatggcaccatttgaggtattatatggtaggagatgtagatctcccattaggtGGTTCGAAGTTGGGGAAgctgagttgatagggccagacctcgtgcatcaggctatggaaaactTTAGAATCATTAAGGAACGGTTgagaactgctcagagtcgtcaaaattcctatttggatgttcgtcgcagagacttggagttcaaagaagatgattgggtatttctgAAGGTTTCCTCCATGAAGGGTATAATTCTATtcggaaagaaagggaaattgagtatGAGGTATGTCGGGGCATACAAAATCATCCAAAGGATcagtcaggtggcgtacaagcttgagctaccacctgagatgtcattagttcaccctatattccatgtgtctatgttgaagaaggtagttggagatccgtcagctattgtgccggttgaaaaccttgaggttaatgaagaattgtcacaTGAGGAAATTTTAGTttccattcttgatagacaagtccgaaggttgagaaataaagaaattgcctccgtgaaattgttatggcgaaaccagcaggttgaagaggcaacttgggagtcgaggaagagatgaagaagaagtgtccttacttgtttgaatagctgtgtaataatttttatgaacttgtcgcctatgaattttgtatcacttgttcagttaatgtaaaggtgttcgttttgattatatgttgtttacatgaggccacagatggtattgttatgagttatgtcaCATCGTTGGATTGTGTACATGTTTTTAGGAAGTGATTCTGGGGCTCTCTGGCAGGTGggtaggcctagttacaaaggaaactctggagaaagttttgggaaatttggggagttagttaaatttggggctgctggtcTGGGGTATGAAAAACTCAGTTGTATATGATGCTAATAATGGACCCTGATcttcattcgaggatgaatgatcttaagtgagggaggatgtaaggccccgtaaaatttctcCTAAAAACTCGgagttcagactttttggattgaacagtgcgctggggagttgaaggaaaatgttaggcagaagtaggcatttctgcggtccgttCTACAACCGCAGAACCACTTTGTGGACTGCAGAATTGTCGTATAGTGGACCAGTCTTCTGGGCCATTTTAATGTCATTTtgtggcccattatgcgaccgcataaccgtttcgcgggccgcactcttgtcgcatatcccgccttgaGATCTTTCGAAGGGAGGTTctgtggtgcactatgcgactgcagaaccgttctgcggtgcattatgcgaccgtagaacaggtatgcgggccgcatactgACCGTAGACCTGGTCAGTTCCTCTCCTGTTTTGGCACCCCAATTttgcggtcatttcgcggaccgcataactattatgtggtcgcatatgcgaccgcagaacctgttccgaagcttcatttttgggtttttaaaacctgaccccacttcgttaaaatagatgtaaggggccatttttgagaaaaatttgaTACTCTAGAGTAAGAGATAGAGACTtcgagggagaaagtgatcttcattaAGTTACTCTTAAATTCTTGCATAaacctttgaagattatcaagagaagcaccctaggtcttcatcctatgAGGTAAGGTTCTATCACtaagctcttaatttcgaaatttaacaagaatgggcaattagtaaggtagtttatggggatgggagtgcttaccttgcatgcatgtattcttagggtacgtggggaggttgtgagttaaagataaaaaagaatggggtgtggtaTGGTAAAGTCTTTCATAAAAGGGCCATGGAACCTTATTCaaacacctaatgtttgataatatgctcaaatgagtgAAAACCatattcatcttcctaattttggttcaacttgttatatttctaaaatagattgaagttgctaagggTTCCGTATTATTTTAGAGTATAAGAAGCTCAATtgaagtatgttggctaaacccccttcttcttagaattgaatcccacgatgttcatgtaattggagtaagtccttgatcactattgaattggctattcctaaatGTGGttatgttgaaggatgtatgttcaatatttaatCTAAATGGTTCATCATGTCATAtttccatttgaggatgtgttagaaatgttaagacatCATATctagatcgaaataaaggttgttatgccaaatcatatgaaaagcctctatgtgcctaagatttcctaaattgctcatatgtgaatttaatgtcttgaatgggaagccctattgttgttgataatgataatgatatttgaatatggaaaagggaactggaactatgaaatacggccaagtgccaagaatgactttgtaattatGATTACTAGTGCCAACGAATctaaaagatatgaaagaagtatgatgtgagatgattgactgaaaaaggtatcGTCTTGGGAGAGATGGCTTAACCGATCATACAGTGATCAGACGCCATACCGCACACATTGTGGTGACTAtgctgaaaatgataattgaaattgtggttatggttgatgtctcaagtgagacgacctagccgatcgggttgtgatcggacttcgtgtaagaatatggtggtattgtgaattttgaaatatcggtattaaagatcacccaacctaataacatgaaaattgacTTGAACACTTATGTGATCCTAAGCTTGATGTTTGAATGTTATTTGAAGCTCGTATTAAATTCTTGACTGTtttccttgtattattattcattctattgatatggtgtttagctatacatactagtgttattctaCGGTGCTAACGTCCATTTTGCccggggcgctacatctttaaatggatgcaggtggttacatagcaggcagtgttgaccAGCGCTAGTggcacatcctcttcccagcagacttggtgagccccacttcattccggggtcgcgtattgtatcttttgttcctattATTATCATGTctcaaggtatagccggggcctttttgccggcactatcataactctcttttgtatcttttagaggctccatagacactaTGTGGGATGTACATGgatgctagaaaagtcaaacaagtcatgttgtgtattttgagacttaatagTATAGTAACTAATGAAACAATTTATtgttgtatgtatgaacttcctactgtctaattaataaaatcatgtcttttcttgatcatgggtgagttgggtagaatgtatctaacaagcttgctcgaccagtttactcggttgagtgccCGTCGCACTTCCTGAGGTTGGGGTGTGATAGCCTCGTAGTCCcagagtaaatatgcagcagataaccgaACCGAAGGAACGACAAATTTACatcaagaaatcttacagttaaagatttaattcaaatcaagggaaacatgtaattcaactaagcatgttgcacaaattgcaagtaagagttaaggaaaatagacatgcgatactaggctaatcatgatcactacatatgctaaggtaaCTCAggtaaggaatttaaaagaagacaactcagcaaaaactgaaatttccacaattaccccgtgtacgcacttgtcaTCTCGCgcacacggtgctcacatatcacaaattgttacaacagtaccaaatcctaaagggattTGCTCCACAcatggttagacaagtcacttatctcaaatctcgctcaatcagtcaagtagtatacccttccctcgattttccaactccgataggctcgaatctagccaaaacaatttcatactataaatataactacaagaaactaatttaaataatgaaactacgattGTAACAAAGAATCGGAAATGCAGCACAAAAACTCGACCCtgacccacatcttggaatcgggtaaaaatcataaattatgaacacccattcgaccacgagtccaaccataccatttttacaaaattccgacaccaaatcgccactcaaatccccaaattaaaccctccaaatccctagcctcaaactctcaaattccaccttaaacacacataatctaggtgggaaatcaaTGGAGAAATAAgattattaataaaaaataagtacaagagacttacctcaagaaatcgctcgaaaatgctctcaagcaATAGCCAAACTCGAGCTCAAAAtctttgaaatgaagccaaaatcgcaaacccatgtatttaactttctgtccagcacttccgcttctgcggacacttaaccACATCTGCGGTGTCACAGAAGCGACAAAAATTCCGCTTCTGTGGTGAGCCACTGGAGCTGggcctctgcttctgcgatctTCACCCTCGCATCTAcgcaaccgcaggtgcaaaaCTCCCCATCGCACCTACGCACACTTCGCATCTGCCCCCTCTCTTATCGCTTCTGCGAGGCCATGACCGCATTTGCGGGCTCAGCTAGACAATCCCAATTCCGCTTATACGGCTCAAAGGCCGCTTCTACGGTGCCGCACCTGTGACCAAAAATGCAcgggtgcgattgcaccagacacaaCATAGCTTCAGTTATGCTCCAAGTCCAATTTTGtccgttaaccactcggaatCCACCCGATgccccagggacctcaaccaaatataccaaccagtcctaaaacatcatactgaCTTAGTATAGCCTTtggatcacatcaaacaacgctgaaaatACTAATTGCACATTGatacaagcctaatgaactttaaaacttcaaacttcttcatcCAATGCCGAAACCattcaaatcaagttcgattgacctcaatatttgcacacaagtgataattgacattatggacctactccaaattccggaatcagaatccgtccccgatatcaaaaagtctactcccggtcaaacttttcaaaaatcatccaatttttgaACTTTCTCAAAtagacgctaaaatgacctacaagACTCCGATTCAACATcggaacacgctcctaagaccaaaatcaccctacagagctattggaaccatcgaaactccattctggagccgtcttcacataattcaaaCTATGGTCGATTCCTACAACTTAAACTTtaattttagggactatgtgtcccatttcactctaaaaccaaaaacaaatcctcctgAAAAGTTATGTAACTACAacatgaaatagagggagcaataattaAGGGTtaggggctaatactctcaaaacaatcggccggttcgttacatcctccccttcttaaaacaaatgttcgtcctcaaatgagtatagagacatacctggagttgtgaaaagatgaggataacaactgcgcatatcatggttGGTCTCCTAAGTCGCCACCTCAACCGATGACCcatccattgaaccttcacagacacaatgttctttgacctcaactttcgaacctgcctgtccaaaatggacaccggctcctcaacataggatagatccttgtccaattggactgagctgaagtctaacacatgagacggatccccgtgatacttctggagtatGGAAACATGGTATACTAGATGaactgtagagagactaggtggtagtgcaagtctatacgccacatctccaaccctctcaaggatctcaaaaggctcgatatacctagggctcaacttgcccttctttccaaacctcataacacccttcatgggcaaaacccagagcaagacccgatccccaaccatgaatgcaacgtcgcaaaccttccgatccgtataactcttctgcctggactgggctgtacgaagtcgatcctgaattaatttaactttctccaaggcatcctgaacaaAGTCTgtgcccaatagcctagcctcgcccgactcgaaccaaccTATAGGAGACCGGCACCGtataccatacaaagcctcgtacgatgctatctgaatacttgactgataactgttgtaggaaaactccacaaatggaaagaactgatcccaagcacccccaaaatcaatcacacacgcacgaagtttatcctctaatatctgaatagtgtgctcggactgcccgtctgtctgagggtgaaatgttatgctcaactccacacgagtacccaactcacattgtacggctctccagaaccgcgatgtaaactacaTACCCCAgccagagatgatagatacatgtactccatgaagcctgacgatctcgcggatgtaaacctgagccagctgctctgaaaagtaagtagtaaccacaggaatgaaatgaactgacttggtcaatcgatccacaatcagccaaactgcatcgaactttctctgagtccataggagcccaacaatgaaatccatcggccgctgatgctcatacttcacctgctgacaatttaggcaacgggctacatattccactatgtccttcttcatccgcctcaaccaatagtgctgcctcaaatcatgatatatctttgcggcacctggatgaatggagtaccgcgagctatgagcttcctggagaatcaactcacgcaaatcatctacattaggcatatatagcctgccctgtatacgtaatacactgtcatctccagtAGTGACTTCGTTGGCATCACCGTGcaaaaccgtgtccttaaggacaagcatatgggggtcatcatactaacgctctctgatacgatcataaagaaaagactgggaaactacacaagccaaaactcttcTCAGCtaggaaacatccaatctaaaaaactagttggccaaggcctgaacatccaaggctaaatgcCTCTCTGCtattggtagatatgctaaactgcctaAACTCTCTGCcttcaaggcatcagccaccgcATTGGCCTTCcacggatgatagagaatggttatgtcataatccttaagcaagtCCAACCATCTctactgccgcaagttaagatccttcttttTAAATAGATGATGTAGATTTTGGTGGTCGGTGAAAACCTCAcgaggaacaccatacaaatagtgccgccagatctttaagccatgaacaatagctgctaactcaaggtcgtggacatgatagttcttctcatgcaccttcaattgtctagatgcgtaagcaatcaccctactatcatacatcaacaccgcaccgaggccAATGctcgatgcatcacaatacaccgtataggaccccgaactAGTAGGCAACattaacactggggctgtagtcaaagaaatcttgagcttttaaaatctctcctcacaatcctaggtccacctgaacggagtacccttctgggtcaatctggtcataggtgctgcagtAGATGAGAAagcctctacaaatcgacggtaataccccgccaagccaagaaatcTCCAGATCTCCGTAACTGAGGAttgtttgggccaactctgcacttcttcaatcttcttcggttctaccttgatcccctcattcGATACtgcatgacccaaaaatgccattgaatctagctagaattcacacttcaaaaattttgcatatgaCTTCTTCTCtcttaaggtctgaagcacagtcctcatgtcctgctcatgatcctcccgactccaggAGTACattagaatgtcatcaataaatacaatgacgaaagaTTCAAGATAAGGATAAAATACGATGTTCATCAAGCGCATGAATGTTGCGAGggtattggttagcccaaaagacatcacaaggaactcgtaatgaccataccgagtcctgaaagtagtctttaggttatctggctcccaaatcttcaactgatgatagcctgaatacaagtcaatcttagagaatactctggcaccctgaagctgatcaaatagatcatcaatacgtggcaatggatacatgttcttcactgtaaccttgttcaactggtgaTAATCGATACATATTCGCATAggaccatcattcttcttcacaaacaagaaaGGAGCACCCCAGGGCGTcatactgggccgaatgaagcccttatcaaaaaactcttgcaattgttcctttaaaTTTTTCAACTCTACTGGGCCatccgataaggtggaatagaaataggctgagtgcccggtaacaaatcaatgccaaagtcaatatccctatcgggcgtcATGCCTGGAAGATCCGCCGGGAATACATCTGAATAGTCCCTCACTATCGGAACAGACtagacggtaggagtatcaacactaacatccctcacataggccagatatgcataacaccccttctcaaccattcactgagctttaagaaataagacaaccctactaggaacacgatctaaagtacctctccactctagccacagTAGACCTGGCAtggccaacgtcaccatcttagaatgacaatcaaggatagcgtgatagggcgacaaccagtccatgcccaaaataacatcaaaatccaccagactgagcaataataaatcgactcttgtctcaaaaccactaaaaacaatcaaacacgaccgatacccacggtcaacaataatagaatcacctacGTGTGTAGATAGATAAATAGGTATACTCAGAAAATcgcgggatacacccaaatacatggaaaaataaaatgatacataggaataagtggagcctggatcatataagactgatgcatctctacgaCAGACCAAAATAATATCCGTGATAACAAAATCTGATGCAACTGTCAAGAACatagtaggaagggcataatatctggcctggcctccccctctagggcgacctctacctgtccgacctccaacTCTAGCTGGcagtgcaggtggggtggtagctggtgctgaaaCCATAGCATGAGGACCTAGTAGAGCACGTGGTGCCTGAGAAATCCTTAGAGGTGTACCCCTCTTaaatctagggcaatccctcaccacatgatgAGTGTCGCTACACTCAAAACAAGTTCTCGGAGGACatggctgttgtgactggctcgagcctgatcgactagactgaccactaaaagcaccccgtacatgagGTACGCTAAACACTGGCTATGCAAAataaggatcctggggcctagtagTGGCTAGAGCACTACCGGCGGCTGGAAGTGCCGAATGAATAGGGTGACCCATATAACCCCCACCCTGATGAGCTAccgctggggcacgagtaccactataagtaccagactctcgagacctcttggcctctctctcctctctatcccgagttaGTATACACTCTAACCTCCTAGAAATCCTTACTTCATGCTGGTATGCaatatctatctccaactctcggtccatgctcaatctgatactggggttgagcccctcaataaaacCGACGAACCCGCTCCCGAACAGTAGACACCAAGgatggtgcatgcctggccaaattaCTGAATCAGATCGCATACTCTAACACCGTcttagaaccctggcgcaactactcaaactctgtgcgccaagcatctctgagactctaggggacatactccctcaagaacatatctgtgAACTGAGTCCACTGATAAGCCACTTTTCTAAGCTGGAatatagtgaaagaaaccccactagtctctccaacacccatagtacggaggatatggtaggattcctcaagaaaaccttgggcatcctctgacgccaagccactacaagtaggagggtggtacttcttgtacctctcgagcctgagctactCCTCCTCAGGAGCTGTTGCCCTAACCTCAAGCTGAACTAGGGCTACCAGCTGTATCAGTATGATCtctagaacctggtcgacctaaACCTATTGCTCTGGGGTaccagcgacgggagtctgtgctcctcccccggcctgagatgtggcaggagcaagtggtattaATCCTTCTTGAGccaaggtactgaacatgctcagaaactaggcaaGAATCTCTTTGAGGGTTGGTGCAGTGACATGCATCTCAGGGGCGCGGGCGTCTGGTCATCcgatccagttgtacgtgtcctcaccatttgtgagaaaataaaaagacagaaatttagaatccgaagtcaaaatctAGCATGATACGGAATCAAggaagtgaaacttttcctaacagttccatagcctcccaaagataagtaaaaacatctccgtaccgatccgcaagactctacaaaacctgcttgtgactcataacacctatacacctagtgctctgatgtcaacttgtcacgaccctgaTTTCTctccgtagaatgtcgtgatggaacctagtctttaagactaggtaagcctaacaatttgcggaataacagAATAATAAACTAAACTCCAATTTAAacacataatatataaatagaaaTTGCGAtttaataattacaactcccaaaacccggtagaaataagtcacaagcttttaagaaaaaataataaatgtctctatacatcaaatctaaggaaaataagggaaaacaacataataaagatagagggggactccgagggtctgcggatgctggcaaatgtaccttgaagtctccacatgcGGTCCAACTCACATGTATCTGGtatggtgggaagaacctggatctgcacaaaaagatatgcagaagtgtagtatgagtacaccacaacagtgcccaataagtgtcaagcctaacctcagtagagtagtggcgagatcaggtcagggccctattaGTTTAAAATATAGGCAAggaagaagatataataatattttgaaatgacttagAATTTAAACAACGAGAAGTTTCAAAAAAtaacagcacaacaaatagaggtaaacaacagaggcactcccgaggtaccgcctcgtagtcccaaagtaaatatgcaagacagggggggatctcccgagttaacgcctcgtagtaccaaattaaatatgcaagacatgggggatcTCTTGAGTAAATGCCTCATAGGCCCAACATAAATATGTAAGACACGGGGGATATCCTGAGTAaacatctcgtagtcccaaagtaaatatgcaagacaggggggatctcccgagtaaacacctcgtagtccaaaagtaaatatgcaagacatgtgGATATCCCGAGTAaatacctcgtagtcccaaagtaaatattcaaGACATGGGgtatctcccgagtaaacgcctcgtagtcccaaagtaaatatgcaagacaggcagatctcccgagtaaacacttcgtagtcccaaagtaaatatgcaagacaggcagatctcccgagtaaacactTCGCGTTCACGGCTCTCACATATAAAAAATTGTTACAATAGCACCatatcctaaggggatttcccccacacatggttagacaagtcacttatcctAAATCTCGCtaaatcagtcaagtagtatgaccttccctcaattttccaactccgatcaacacgaatctagccaaaacaatttcatactataaatataactacaacaaactaatttaaataataaaactacgacattagcaaagaatcaaaaagtcggcccaaaaagtcgacctaagcccacgtctcgaaatca
Protein-coding sequences here:
- the LOC138898813 gene encoding uncharacterized protein → MAPFEVLYGRRCRSPIRWFEVGEAELIGPDLVHQAMENFRIIKERLRTAQSRQNSYLDVRRRDLEFKEDDWVFLKVSSMKGIILFGKKGKLSMRYVGAYKIIQRISQVAYKLELPPEMSLVHPIFHVSMLKKVVGDPSAIVPVENLEVNEELSHEEILVSILDRQVRRWVGLVTKETLEKVLGNLGS